TTATTTCGAATATCCGTTCGGGATTGGCAGGGACGAGAACCTCGTAATTAGCTTCCTCATCGCTTCCCCCACATAGATATTCGGCTTGTCGGAACTCGGTAAGTTCCTCTAGGGTCATTTGGTTGGGGGTTTCCTTCACATCCGAGGTCACCCACGCATATCAGTCGTAGGGCTGCGCTATCGCGGCGGGAACCCTAATGACAGGACGCTGagccatacctacagtgggggcaccactCAAAGTCAGTCTATGAGGTCGAAAAACCGTCATTAATACCAGAAAACTACAGTTTGCCTACCCAAGGTCTACAGTTAAGCAAAGTCTAAATCTATGTTCAAAAACGAAGCCTAAACATCAAAAGCTTGGAATGGTTACCCTTTTAATACCTATGTACTGAAACTATTCAAGCACTCAATCAAATGAACAATGCGCATGCAGAATCGAAATGGAAAAGCAAGCAGCGTAACAGTGAAGTAAAACTATCCAGATTAAGAGAGGGAAAAAGGAACTTACCAGGATAATAGCAATGATTGAAGAAGGCTGAAAAACTGGGGGAGATTTGGACGAAGTAGGGATTTGCAGCAAGGAACTTGGGAAGAGATGGGAGAAAACGAAAGAGATGTGATGATAGTGGAGAAGTGGAAGCGAAAGCGAAGGGAAACCAAAAGGAAACTGACgcataaagaagcatgaaagacaAGGGTATAATAGACTTTCCACGCGGGGTTTAAATCAATCATCAAGGGCATTAAATGCTCGGTGCGGAAATCGAGGCGACATGGGACGTTCCCTCAAGGCTACGAGCCTCACTCACCCGTAGGGGGCACGCCCTAAACAACCAAGCGGCAATCCGACCAGGTGACAACACGTGAAGGAGAGCATAACGCGCCAACAACGGCGCTCACGGCCGCAGCTGGTGTGTTGGGGGTACTGTTCCAGCCCGACCGGCCGGGTCATTATTTAACCCGACCCGGTTAGCCGACTTAGCGGACCCCGCGCCCGGGTTGCAACCCGGATACCAACCTCCTGGCAGCTAGCTGTGTGACAGCTGGGAAAGGAAGCTTCCAGGAAAGGTACCTCTCCTGTGAGATCCGCCCTACTAACAGGGTATATATGGGGAGGACCCTATCCCTCTCCCAAAGTACGTCACTACCACCCTTACTCTCACTGCCATCTGTATCATTTTTGACTTGAGCGTCGAAGTGtcattgcaggtggcaccccccttcgCTCATCAGCAGTTCGAAAGGTCGTTTGCCCTCACATCTCTCCCACCAAACGTAGATCCATGCCAATTCCCACCGTATCACCCTAACAACATTCCCGATCCGTCCGGCACACAAAGGGTCGAACAAATTTGATATTAGATTGATTTTGTTATTATGATTAGTGTAtttttagtttataaataagCACTTTTTATTATTCATTCAAACAACAGTTTTTAAACATtatttttactcataaattttacGATAGAAATTTAAAAACAGTTAACTTTATATGAAGTTAATAATtaagaattattaaataatttaataaatttgactaaattattatctaataatttttatatattaatttcacATCAAATTAATTTCACCTGAATTTCtatcaaattttaatataataatcagGATCATGACATTCTTTTTGAGTTATTTGAAATTGTTGTTCCAAACAACTCTTCCGTAAAAAATAAGCTTGTTCTATTTCTATTGCTCCTATTTAATTACTCATTGATATTGTAATCAATATCATGACACATAAATCATCACTATCATTTTATTCTTCATTCGTCTTGGttctattttttaagtttattttaaaaaaaaaatgttaggactaatatttttttggtaaaatatattttttatttttaaaattttacaaaaattttaaaaataccttaagttttattttattttaattttattctaaaaatttttaatttgcattaaatatatcTTCGgaagctaaattttcaaaaaatttaagaccaatataacaataatgtatgaaaattatACTTAATCTGTTTGTGTTGAGgagttattcttataaaattcttgttgaatcaatcttaaatttttaaaaaaattagccgtcaggggtatatttaatgcaaatcgaaaacttttgtgataaaattaaaaccaaataaaatttagagatatttttaaaacttttgtcaaattttaaggacaaaaaatatactttactctatttttttacaaatattagttaatattatattttatttttatactattggatttatggattattttagaattttatttttatattatatttttgttttggatTCCAATATAAATTACGTAAAGTTTACCTGCAATTATGATTATATTgtgtttttaggtattttttattgtactttcaaataattatatcttaatatCAAATATACTTTTATTACATAAATTCTAACTGGagaaaaaattaagtaaaatatctCATCCTtacaataatttattttgtttatatataaacCATACTAGAATGAGACCCGCGCGATGCGCGGGACGGTAAATTAATGagagtatataataatattaaaaattgtcatgttttgtagaaataaattaaatgtgtaaattgaagctaaatttaaaaggtgttttattttaaataatttgtagtacaaaagatttggatgttggagttgtacaaagtgatatttttatttggtggtttaATTTTTGCATTTCTTTTAGTTGATGGACTTAGTCATCTTATGTGGCGCTCgttctcctttttttttgttggttgttAGAGTTggtgttttcttctttttgtcgTAGGTTCTTATGAAgacatgttctttatgaattgttaAGTTTGATGCACTTTCTATTGTGTTATTTGGTTCCATCTTTGTATGTAtgttcttctttagaagatgtgtcttgaatttgtatggttttctttctccttaatctcttgatgggATGGTGCTTCAATGTCATTATTTTTCTGAAATGTCATTAGATTTGAAGCAGTTGTGCCCAATAAGTTTTTTGCATcgccatcaaatagtacaaaagttGTTGTAACACTTTGATCTAAAACTTTTAATTGAATTCTGAACTTAAAATAAGTATGGGCTAGcaactaataatttgatagatgaaattatgaaaagtatataaagttaccttattgttggatattatggtgtttgattacatgtgACACAAATgtagttgtttctttttttttatatgctttcTTCTAACACTTTTTACATTTAACATAGTTCCATCCTAATTTGTCATCAATTTCGTTTATAGTTGCTAAAATTGTGATGATCTTTTCTTATTCCaatattcaatttatgttatcattAGGTATATGGTATTTGAGTAAGTATGAATATATGATGCATGTTGTGATTTTTTTTGTCATACCTGATCATCAGATTCTCATTGCAGTtcggaaataaatttttttatgctaaatttgatgttatgtGAAGGAATAGTAATAAGAGACTTATATATGTAGTTTAAATGGTATGGAATTTAAATACttataacgtaaaatttattatgattaataatattattatgacatttgtaatatggacGTTTATTACCTTTAgtgagttatttataaaaattaataaattaattgttgcggttataaatttattgtattatttttagcggtaagatataataaatatagaaatatgaATTCAATATATTTGGAGGTTACAAatttattggattctattttttagttttttatttgtatctaaTATGAAAATGTATGTctaatatcatatattttttgGTTTCGTTTTGATActcttttaataaatttgttttttttagttttcaaatattcttttcaaaatttatattggtaaaataaaatagaatttgtttttaataataAGTAAAAACTATAATAATAGTTCTTTGTACCTAGTGttacttctaaaaattaaaatgattatttttttaaccaaagataCAGAGACTCCAACTCGTGACCAATATAGGAGACTATGCTATTTGAGGTATAATTCATtggcaaaaattaaaatgattataataaaatataattttcattttttaaacttttaatttataaattaattgttacggttataaatttattgtattgtttataacggtaagatataataaatatatttggaGGTTACAatttattggattctattttttagttttttatttatatattttatttttttgctgatttaaaaataatagttaatttgtcaaaaattgagtggttgattttaaaaaattgtgcCAAGTAAGTAATATTGTTGACATGACATtagtagaaaaaaataaatgtctCAAAAATAATATAGTGCATGCTTATGtatctatttttatatattaaaaatagatcGAAAGGAAAATGCTAATTATATAATCTGTCCGGATGTAACGGATTGTCGTACAGTAGTTCTGCTGCATCTACAACTTCCGaaacttttttcttttgaaaacaaCTTCTAACTATATTAATTAATAGACTAATAGATAATAACGATGgccatctttttaaaatattgtcaaaaacaaatttaaaacttaaaatgttATGTAACCTTATCAATCATGATGTATATATCTTTTGTCTTTTATTAGTGtgtaaatattaatatattattaaaaaagataaaaattgacaaaattctCAAAACTTGGAATGGTATACATTATTATCGtcgaattaaattttaaattaattcttaaagtTGTATTTAAGtcttaaaataatttctaaaattaatagttatttaaatttattctcaaaattatactccaaaacttataatatTATAgtaatctctaaaatatttttcatcatcaAAAAGTTGAGCTAGATTGATTTTTGCGACGTTAACAAACCCTCTTCTAAAATTACATCAttttgtgtgtgtgtatatatatatatatatatatatatatatatatatatatatatatatatatatataccaatggCCTTCAGCCCCCTCTCGAACCTTACTCTCTCATATTCACATGTGAGGCAaaacttttttcaattttttgttgctGCCCGCACCAGTCGCCATTCGGTGTCACACCGCtcgtctcttttctcaacctagTCTCGCGCACTCACAATACTCAAATACGGTAGAGGCAGAACTCAAAGCCTCAACCTCTTCTATCATCGCCTCTCGCCAGCCCCATTCCGTCGCTGTGCCACTCGCCGTCTCCTTTGCATCACTGCGATCAGAatatattaggatcaattagcatttattagaattatttattatatctgaatatttattatagaatattacgtctttattattacaattctcttagcacctataaataccattttatattgtatcattctagacaacttggacacaactcaataatacacaaatctttTCTCCAGTTTGGTCTCTTGTTTCTAATATGGTATCAAAGTCATGGTATCCTCGTTGAAGAGGATATGTTATTTTTCTTCTGGccgtatttttcatatttttcttttgtgccatttttttccttctcttttatcAATGCTTTGATGCTTTCTCACCTAACCGATTAGCTCATTCGCTACTTACttattctcatggagaaatcatatattttttgtcACATTTCGATAGTTTGCCATTTCTTTacactttttcatttttttagcaGTTTTTCGGCAATTCGCCATTTTTTAGCAGTTTTTTGGCAGTTTGCTACTCTTCTGGCAATTTCGTCTGTGTTTTCTTATGACAGCTCTGTCTGCGTTTTTTTGTAGCAGTTTCATTTGCGCTTCTTTCAGACAGCGATAGTTCCGTCTGCACTTTCTTTCAGACACTGGCAATTCTGTCTGCACTTCTTTCAGACAATGACAGTTCCATCTGCACTTCTTCatggcagttccatctgcaccCGTTCTattaatttatacattttttatttccTTAATTTGTTGACAAGTTTTATAGCTTGTCAATTGATTACACAAGAATTGGAGTTTTAAATTTGTAAATGCAGAATTGATAGATAGGCAACAACAAACTTAAGAATTTGTGCTACTTCAATGTAGACTGAGTTTGAATCTATTGTTAGCTGCATGTAAGAGTTTAAATTGGTGTGTAGTTtgttaatagattttgtgtttagAATAATGTTAATTGGATATACACTTTTCAAGATAGACGGTTACTTTTGGGCGATGTAATTATAGAAAGTTTAGGACATTGGTTATGACTAGCACATCACTTGTTtgcttaattgattttcgaatcttctggttatatttataaataatttattggtaTGAGAAACTGATGGTACAATAGTTATGTTGCTGTATACCATGAAATCTTCTATCTCCTGAGTATGTATTCACTCTCTGGTTCTGCTGTAACATGTAGGACTTTAGATTTTGGAAGAGCTCCTAATATTGATGCTGTCACTGCTGTCATTTTTGGATTATTTGTATTTGTTGTTACAGTGATGATTGAATTTAAAAGAGTGAAAGTTGAgaataaaattaaagaagaagaagaaaaatgagaaagagaatCTGATGAAGATAATTTGGGGTTTGGTTGGATTTGTGTCTGAGTTAATTGTTTTTtaataaagatttaaaattatatatattgaatttttaaatatttttaaaaaaattaaaattaaaattaaaacttatctTCGGTTAAATCCGTCGGTAGTTATtaacttaaatattaataaataagatattactgtcagatttactagagataaatccgacggtaacaaattttagaattttaCCAACTAAATGTTTATATTTGTCTCTAATTTCATCAATAATTAGCGgcggaaaaaaaaaatctatcgataaacaatcatcaacaaaattTATACCGTTAGATTTATTTTGTCGCTAAATCTGACGATATCCAGAGATTTTTTTATAGTGTGAATAAGTCAATTCAATCGGATTAATCGAGAATCAATTACCGATTTGGTTTAGACAAAAAATTAGTTGATAATAAACCGatcaaaatatcaaaaaatcCGTCAAAAAATTGATTATCCGATCAAATCGGtctgattttttaaaagttaatcgatttaaaataataaaatatcaaaaaattttaaaaaaaattctaacaatatatatatatatatatatatatatatatatatatattatacataaatatatgatTCTATTTTAATCCATTTAATCTGATTAAATCTCcgttttattagtttaattatcGATTGGATTTTTACATGAGTATATTTTTTGTTGTCAAGATGATAAAGGCCCCACTTTATGTATCGCTTCATCCATATTTTTGTAAGGGTTTAAAGAGCACGGAGATATGCTCTATTAATCACAATAAAATGACTTAGATATCTATTAGATCTACCtaaattttttcttataaaaCATTTCCATGTTTAAATTGAGTATGATTTTCTAtaacaatatattaaaaaaatgaatactTTGACAAGTCAAATTCTTTGAATTCCACAAAAAAGACTCATACTTCTTGTTTTTGTTTATCACCGTGGCACATGGACTCTAACTTGTGTAAGCTAACTGcacattattaaatatatatatatatatatatatatatatatatatatatgtatatatataatagtatttgTTCACATATTTGTTCCTGTGAACAAATACCCAAAGTTTGGTCAATGTATTATCATGCgactaaataattataattaagaaatGAACTATATCAATAATTTGTGGAGAGGGATATCGTCACTCTTATTTTGGTAGcgttaccttttttttttctccgaagaattcatataaatatataatgtaaaaatattatgtgcaaaatgacattatcaaaaattattttaacattaaccgTATTCAACCGATTTTCTAATTTGGTGTTACGATATTAcgcatataaaaataattaatctttatattcatcatttaaataaaaataaataaaatatattttttatttataatatttgtgattttttttaaaatatttctaatatttaattttatttaattttgtcctTAATCTTTTCGATTCATTCCATTTTGTTTTTCAATACATTATTATCTTTCAACCTGCCAAATTAACAGAAATAATACAAACTATAGCTACGCGAAAAAATAATTCTATATCAAACAGAAAACCCAACGATAAATCCTTATTCAAATCCATTTGATAGATTTTCCACTACACTTGTTCTTTCCAAGATTCCAAATGAAACACACCCTAACAAAAATCCAACAAACTACCACTACCAAAAAAACACAAAAGAATGAAATAATAATCTAGTCCTTGGCACTTGTTGACATGAatatcatcataatcatcatgATAATGACATGTTATTAGTACCTATAATGAGCAGGCTTATAGGGACCCTCAACAGGCACACTAATGTAATCAGCTTGATCTTTGCTAAGCCTTGTGAGTTTAGCGCCAAGCTTTCCAAGATGAAGAGAAGCAACCTTCTCATCAAGGTGTTTGGGCAAAACATAAACCTTCTTCTCATACTTGCCTGTCCCCTTCTCCTTCCAAAGTTCAAGCTGAGCAATCACTTGGTTTGTGAAAGAACACGACATCACGAAACTTGGGTGCCCTGTTGCGCACCCAAGGTTCATCAGACGCCCTTCGGCCAACACGATGATGCCGGAGTTCGTCTCCGGGAACACCCACCTGTCAGTCTGAGGCTTTATCGTGATGCGCTTCACGCCGGGGTATGTCTCAAGTCCATGCATGTCTATCTCGTTGTCGAAGTGCCCAATGTTGCAGATAATCGCattgttcttcattttcttcatGTGACTCACCATGATGATGTCCTTGTTACCTGAAACTCACATATTAATAATTGGAAAAACTCTAAGTGGCCACCAGTTTTATTGAAATCTGGCAAGCACTTAACCAGCAAAAGCAAAGcgagtaatctcacaccattaaaatcactaatgataactaattgataattataaatcacaaaatttgctGATTCTTAGCACTCTTCttaataatatatctttttttaatctAGAGGTTAATTcatatcattttcaaattttacttCAAACATAGCTGATACTATTATATTTTAGCTTTCTCCTGTTACTCTTAAGTAATAGATTCAAAAGAGTGaatctaatataataaattaaatttggtAAATACGTGAATTTAATAGTTGAAAATCAGTACCTGTGGTGGTTACAAAGATGTCAGCTTCTGAGAGGATATCCTCAAGGGTCAGGACTTGGAAGCCTTCCATGAGAGCTTGGAGGGCGCATATGGGATCGATCTCGGTCACAATGACTCGCGCCCCGGCCTGCTTCATTGCGGCGGCGCAGCCCTTTCCCACATCTCCATAGCCGGCAATCACGGCAACCTTGCCGGCGATCATGACGTCGGTGGCTCTCATCAGCCCATCAGGGAGAGAGTGACGGCATCCGTAGAGGTTATCAAACTGTCGTCACAGATCAAACAAGTTTTATTAGACAAATTGTCATTTTATATTCATGCATCCAAATCAAACATAGTTAGACCAAAAAATAACAGAGGATTACAGAACATGCTATAATTTATAACTAGATGACTCCATAGAATCAAATATGATAGATTAGATTCCACGTCCCACTTGTTTCTTCTTATTAATTGATAATAAACAAACTCTGATCCTTTCATCAAACAGTTGATAGATCCAACTTCAAACCCAATATAGAAACAATTTTCGGAAACCAGAGAAATTCCTTACATATTTAAATGATCATTTCAATAACCAAAACTAGTATCGAGAATAATTCTTGaaacaaacaataaaaaacaaaacaaacacgTTCAGATTTATCGTAATTTGCAATCAAACCACAGATCCAACACAATGAGAACACAAAACTGAAGATAATATACCTTGCTCTTGGTAACAGAGTCATTAACATTGATGGCAGGGAACAAGAGGGTCCCACTGGCTTGCATCTGGTACAACCTCTTGACACCGGTGGTAGTTTCCTCGGACACACCAACAAGCCTCTCTTTCATTTTATGGTACTTCTTGGGATCCGTCTTCAACCCATCTCTTATGATCGTTAACACGATCTGGAACTCCGCATTGTCCGTAGAAGACGGGTCTGGTAACTTACCCGTCTTCTCGTACTCTTCCTCGGCCTTGACTCCTTCGTGGATGAGCAGCGTGGCATCGCCACCGTCGTCCACGATGAGGTCAGGGCCACCGGAAGGTCCCCAGTCGAGGGACCTCTCGGTGCACCACCAGTACTCCTGGAGGGTCTCGCCCTTCCAGGCGAAGACGGCAGCGGAGTCGCGAGCGATGGCGGCGGCGGCGTGGTCCTGCGTGGAGAAAATGTTGCATGAGCACCAGCGGACCTCAGCGCCGAGAGCGGTGAGAGTCTCGATGAGGACAGCTGTCTGGATGGTCATGTGAAGGGAGCCGGTGATGCGGGCTCCCTTGAAGGGCTGTGACGGGCCGAACTCAGCCCGACTGGACATAAGCCCAGGCATTTCTACTTCGGCCAGCTCGATCTCGAGGCGGCCGAAGTCGGCCTGGGACATGTCCTTAACTTTGTACTCTCTACCACTGGTGGTCTTATCGACGAGTAACGCCATTGATGGAGAAGTGAGAATAGAGAATGGAGAAAGAGAGTGTTGTGGAGAGTGAGCGAGTAGAGTGGGGGTTGTGAGGGAGTGTATATATAGGGTTTGAATGGAAAATGGAAGATCCGTTGTTGGTGCTGAGTGACTATAAACCACCCAAAACAAACACATGCTACTACAATTGGATGGGaatgctttttaatttttaatttttatatttttctttttctttattttagtttattacctatacttttcctaataaACTAATTCTATACCAACTTGAATTGGCTAGTTATTTTGATAGACAACGTAACTATCGTATATTTATCCTAAAATCAACCAACAACCATTATTACATGTATATATATGATTGTTTTATTGTGACATAGTATTTGATCACTATGCTTGGTTAGGTTTTCGTATTTCGTTGTGTTAAAAAAACCATGAAAcactatgtataaatatatgcgATTAAGTTTTagtgtttataaaatttttaatcaaattattaatcaATCATGTTACCAAAATGCTTATTTTAAAAGAGGAGTGATAGAACGTACttagaaaaaaagaaattatatttttaacttatttataaatactttaaataattttttgagaagtcacaaattaattttaaaacttatacCAAATAATAATTCTGtaactttttataattttaaaagtaaaaaaaaaaaaaacaaacttcTAAACCTTTTCAAACAAGCCTAGTTTGGAATAGTAGTTCTTCAACTTATTATGACTTAGTTCAAAACAATGATCGAATAGTATTTTGGCTTATTATTGAATTGCAAACAATGGATAAATACATAAATAGTGTCCTTTAGCACAATTatgatttattataatattaagcatgacaaaatgaataaataaaataagttataataagtcacaaaaaaaaaaaattgtaaagcaAGACTAGCAAACTAAGAAAAAAGCACATATTAAAGTGAACTTACCTAAATAGAATATAAATTCAAATAGAATTTgatcaaaatgaaaaataaaattatttattagacTACATCCATCATGGTGAAAATCTAAAAACCAAAGAACCAaacattattttaataaattacatCCAGCATCATTAAAATCTAAAACATTTGTAGTAGGTTTGTGATTGCTAGAATATTAAAAAGGATTACAAATATAAAGATTTTAGTTGTCATCATATTATTAAAAGGGAATTTctttaataaaaagtaaaattgtttaccaaatttataaaaaaatatatataatataaatttttttgttaattttttttactaaaagaaATAATCTTTATTTTTCGCCAAGACTTCAATATTCACTATAGCATCACTCGTATTAAAAagacaattgaattttaaaattctcAGTTTAgtccctaaaaaaaattaaaaagatatattagtTTCTATAAATATCAACACTCCTAATATTTGCAAAACACAATTTTGCTTATTgtgcataaagactaatttaTCCAATATTATATACGTGACATTTATGGGTGATGTGACGATTTAACAATCCACATAGAAAAATGCCGTTATCCATCATGGTGAAACTAAGATGTGGATTGTACCAAAATAATTCTTTAATGACTTTTTTCgtaattaaattttgttagaaACTAAAATGTCAGACTAAACAGTCCTTAGAGACTAATTTAGGATATTATTAATATACATATTCTTCAATAAAAAGGACATGCATAATCAATCAAATTAACCACGTTTTTCAGTTCTCATTTAATGGAAGCAGTGCTTTGAAATGCAGCAGCAGTAACATAATAGTATAATACAACGTGTGGGAGCTAAATTCTTCTAAATGCgcaaatttttttatgtaaattcatttggactatgTAAGGAACTATGTTAATTCTGTGTTGCATGTTAACTAATAACTATATAATAAGATTCGCGCTACTACTTTAAATTTTCACCATGGTATATAGAAGAATAGCAATATGACTTTTCATGTCTCGGCAAAATTGTCGGAATCTACATCCCTAAACTGTGTTTGGGATGAT
The sequence above is drawn from the Arachis hypogaea cultivar Tifrunner chromosome 4, arahy.Tifrunner.gnm2.J5K5, whole genome shotgun sequence genome and encodes:
- the LOC112795682 gene encoding adenosylhomocysteinase — translated: MCLFWVVYSHSAPTTDLPFSIQTLYIHSLTTPTLLAHSPQHSLSPFSILTSPSMALLVDKTTSGREYKVKDMSQADFGRLEIELAEVEMPGLMSSRAEFGPSQPFKGARITGSLHMTIQTAVLIETLTALGAEVRWCSCNIFSTQDHAAAAIARDSAAVFAWKGETLQEYWWCTERSLDWGPSGGPDLIVDDGGDATLLIHEGVKAEEEYEKTGKLPDPSSTDNAEFQIVLTIIRDGLKTDPKKYHKMKERLVGVSEETTTGVKRLYQMQASGTLLFPAINVNDSVTKSKFDNLYGCRHSLPDGLMRATDVMIAGKVAVIAGYGDVGKGCAAAMKQAGARVIVTEIDPICALQALMEGFQVLTLEDILSEADIFVTTTGNKDIIMVSHMKKMKNNAIICNIGHFDNEIDMHGLETYPGVKRITIKPQTDRWVFPETNSGIIVLAEGRLMNLGCATGHPSFVMSCSFTNQVIAQLELWKEKGTGKYEKKVYVLPKHLDEKVASLHLGKLGAKLTRLSKDQADYISVPVEGPYKPAHYRY